The Penaeus chinensis breed Huanghai No. 1 chromosome 25, ASM1920278v2, whole genome shotgun sequence genome segment tatgtgtgtgtgtgtttattgtgtatgtgttgtatgtgtgtgtgtgtgtgtgtgtgtggtgtgtgtgtgtgtgtgtgtgtgtttgtgaccttTCCCTGTATGGAGTGATCGATTACCTTCGCCACttacgttctccaaactgggcttcCTTCGTCACGTTCTCGAGCTATGCGTACTATCACCTACGATGTGTAAAGAGTTCCTTATTGCCTTAATGAGGCGATCTACTTCACCgttcgccctcttcaccctctcgacTACAGGCTGTCTTTCGccagtgaacactctccgtcgcaaccttgGTCCGCACTAGAACTCCCtatacctcgaaggtgggcacctatgctgttccttgtgctcCCTGTGAATGAGCAGTATTTTGAACGAGACAGGCGCCAGTTTACTAAGCTTCTGTCTCTACATAAAGTTACGCTGTTATCCAGGGGACAACAACGACAACGCTTCTTCTGTCNNNNNNNNNNNNNNNNNNNNNNNNNNNNNNNNNNNNNNNNNNNNNNNNNNNNNNNNNNNNNNNNNNNNNNNNNNNNNNNNNNNNNNNNNNNNNNNNNNNNAAAGCCTTCATTACTGAAATCggtctcattttttgttttttattttaaaccaATAACTTTTTGGGAAATAGATCTGTTTTGTCCCTTCCACAAAAAGGGAAATTTAAAGGGGATATAAAAAATTTCTGAATAtgtaagacaaaaaaagaaaaatgttttaggGTATACGGTTATTTGACTGTATTGACTGCCCTGATTACTAATTAACTGTTTTCtattgtatgttttttatttattttttaaaaatagctTTGGGTATATGTAAATTAGGCATCTTTTAAGTTTTTTAAAATGGTTTTGCACTGCTAAATTTTAACCCCGGTTTAGTGTTTGGATATTACTGTTAAATTATGTTATGTCTAATTTTGTCTTGTTTGATTGATTAAAAAGAGGTTTTTTAAATTCCCATCTTTCCCCGGGAAGTATTTACCTTTTTAGATTCTTTCGTTActaaattatttcatttttcttttgggAATTTTTTGGGATGATTAATTATTAAACTGcaaattttattgatttttaaaaatctggcGGGGGTTTTGGTAATTAGTCAGGTTGATTGTGGGCATTCTTAAATCAGCATTTTCTTTTCACGATCTTTTATAATTTTCCCAATTTCGCAAAAAATCGTTAATCGGGTTTttattgttagatttttttttaattttaaaacctGGAAATTCTTCAGTAAATTTGGATTTGATTTTGcttcatgtgattttttttaagatttttaaaatcaaggttatgagattttttttaaattttttttaaatttaaattgggTTTTAAATtccaatatataataaaaaaaattgggttaaaattttaaaatttttcttccttttagatTTTTTCATAAGtaatttcgtttttatgtttaaacaatgttatcagtattattagaaaaaaaaaatttgaaggAAGCATGGCAATTGTTGTATTCATACGTGTACACACTTGACAGAACACCGTagaattagttaaaaaaaaaaaaaaattgcccccagattatacttattatatatgtacagattaGAAAAGTTTGATTTGAAATCTTAGTGTATTAAAGTGAGTCTAAAAGGTGTGTTTATCCCCAATCATTTGCGCACATGAAGCTCCAGAGTGTACCGGCCCCTTTTTTGGGGTTTAAAGATCTATAGCAAAAAAATgggttttgttatcattttgggataatttaaaaatttttaaaagttcattccttcatcatcatcataccatccCAGAAAAATTTGGAAATTTTTCGAATCACCAGCTGGTTGTATGGGGTTGGTGGGTCTTGCGAGCAAAATGTGATCCCCGCCCTGAAGAGGGCCGTTTCTAAAGACCAGGTGAACCACTTCCTCCTCGCCCTGGCTGTCGGGACCCTGGCTGGAGATGCCTTTAATTGCACCTTCTGGCCCCCGAAATTGGGCGCGGAAAGGGGGTTTGGGTTTgggttttgggttttgtttttgggctctgtctcgtctctgtctttttgtttctgcccgggctctctctgtctctcctatctcttcttttgtttcactCTCGTTTCCGGTATGGCTTCTCGGgctctctcgttcctcttttTCCCCGGTTTCaaatcttttgtttccttttttccttgtttccttctgttttcttttttcttggtctttttcctttttttctctttctctttctctttaatttcccttttcgtttctttctctttattttttcttaatctttctctttctctttctttttttctcttttctttttctttctctttctctttttctctttctcttttttaaaaccttttcaattttttttcttttttttacctcttaaggtctttctcttttctctttctttttcttctttctcttttctttctctttctttatttttctttctctctcttctctctctctctcttttttctctttcccctttctcttttttttttgctctctctctctctttttctcttttcttccccttttctctctctctctccctctctttttttcttttttctgccccctttctcgttttttcttttcccctcttctttctctttttttttctttcctctttctctttctttctctttttctttttttctctttttctttttctcttctctctctcttccccctctctttcttctctctttttttttttctctcttctctctcttctcttttttttctctatcttcttctcttttcttcttcttctctctctctttttctctctccttttctctcttctcccctctgtttttatttttgtcctcTTGGTTTAATTACTgtttaaaaacagaaaaacttcttttgtaaaaataaaaaagaaagaaaatattttttctgaTAATCAGAGGGCTTCATTTTGGATTAAGGGGgtttaattgatattttttatatgtttcccTTTTTAAATCACTTTTTAATATTCATGGTAGAGAGCTGCTTTATTTATGCAAATGTTGTAGTTTATTTTGATGGTAAATAGATTTTCCTTTATAATTGATATCTCAATCAtgtttcttatatttgtttttcattcttctttcttttgtgccAACATTTTTtctataaaagaaacaaaacttttctttatcatctatgtcatttgttgttgttgatgatcttctcctctcctcctcctcctcctcctccgcctcttcctctcctcctcctccttctcctccttcccactcctcctctctctctccccctctcctcctctcccccctcctctcctcctcctcattctcctcctctctcctccttctcctcctctctcctctttcctccatccctcctctctcactctctcacctcctccttccactctccttcctctcctttctcctcctctcctcctcctcccctttttctcttctcctttcttctccttctactcttccctcctcctctcctcctcctcctctcgtctcgtcctcctcgtcctctacgTATCcgtcctgtcctctcctcctcctctccaccttttcctcctactatccctcctcctttcctcgtcctctccttcctctctcctcgtccaccctcctcctccacctcctcctcctcctcctcctcctcctcttctcctctcccttcccctccctctcctccccctccctctctcctccttcctcctcctcctcctcttcccacctctcctcccccctctcctcctatccctctcctcctcctccccctctcctcctctctcctcctcctcctctcctcctccaattcctctctcctcctcctctcctcctccttctcctccctcatcctccttcctactcctccttcctctctctcctcttcctcctgatcctctccttctctcctcctcctcgttccatgctcctcctccttctcctcctctctcctcctcctcctcctcctctctctcctcctctcctcctctcctcctctccttctcctcctcctcctcctcctcactcccttctttctccttctcttctcttctccgtctcttctcctccttcctcctcctcctcctcctccacctcctcgttcctcgtcctctcgtctctcgtctcctcgtcctcgttcctcgtcctcctcctcctcctcctcctcctcctccttcctctctcctcctcgtcctcctcctcctcctcctccttgtctcctcctcctcctcctccctcctcctcctcctcctcctccttcctcccttcctcctcctctcctcctcctcctcctcctcctcctcctctcctccctcctcctcctcctcccccctcatcctccccctcctcctcctctcctctctcctcctccccttcctcctctcctcccccctcctcctctcactctcctccttcctcccccctctcctcctcctccccttcaccccttccttctccccctctcctccctcctcctcctctcctccctcctcctacctcctcactcctctctccttcctctcctcctctcctcctcctcctctcctcctcctctcctcctctcttcctcctgctcctcctctttctgctcctcctggtcctgtccctcctccttctctcctccccctccccccacccccccctcatccctctcaacttctcctctcctctctctcatcctctctcctcctctcctctccttctcctcctccttccctcctacatcatcatctttgctcctcctcctcctcatccttcctcctcctcctccctcctcccccttcgtcctcccctccccctcaccccctcccccctccccctacccctcccccctcctccccactccctcctctctcccctcctctctctctctcctcctccgccttctcctcctccttctcctcctcctgcctccttctcctctgtacctcctcctcctctctccgcctcctcatcCTACCTCACCCTAATCCTCCTCAtcactcctccccatccttctcctccttcctctctcctcatttcatctccttctccttctccttctcttctcgttctccttctcctctcctcctcctcctacctttattccctcctctcctcgtcctcctcgtcctcctcggccTTCCTcggcctcctcgtcctcgtcctcgtcctcctcactcctctcctcacctcctcctcctcatcctcctcctccttccacgtcctcctcctcctccttctctcctcctcctcctcctcctcatccccctcctcctcctcctcccccacccccctcccccccccctccccctccccctccccctcccctcccccctcctcctcctccccctcctcctcctcctcctcctcctcctcctcctcctcctcctcctcctcctcctcctcctcctcctcctcctcatcctccccctcctcctcctcatcctccccctcctcctccttttcctcttcctcctccttctcttcctgttcctgttcctcttcctcttcctcttccttttcctcttcctcttcttcctcttcttcctctttttctttttcttccttttcttcctccttctcctcttcctccttttttttacttacttttaattTTACACTCCTACCCTTCTTTTCTAGCTTACACCACCTATCTTCTGATATTTAAACCATCTACATAgtctaaatatcattattatatcattattagggCGCTATTAAATATCACACATTATTACACATCCTCACCCCAGGCCATCAGCATGGAAGCACCCCAAGGTAGCAACCCTACCCTCCTGCATTCCTTCTACGGCTTCACTGCCCTCGGCGGCATCGTCATCTTCCTGTTCCTGGAGCGCTGTCACAACCTCTTCTGCGGGCACGGTCATGGCCATGGGCACAGTCATGGCTTGGGGCTTGATCTCAGCAAGAGTaaggtgagtgtgtggatggTGCGTGGATAAGTGGGTGAGCGAACGAGGGATCAATGGGTGATGTGTGGATGGTGGGTGGATAAGGGGGTGAGCGAACGAGGGATCAATGGGTGATGTGTGGATGGTGCGTggataagtgagagagtgaacgaAGTATCAATGGGTGATGTGTGGATGGTGTGTGGATAAGGGGGTGAGCGAACGAGGGATCAATGGGTGATGTGTGGATGGTGGGTGGATAAGGGGGTGAGCGAACGAGGGATCAATGGGTGATGTGTGGATGGTGTGTGGATAAGGGGGTGAATGAAGATGGATAAGGGGGTGAGCGAACGAGGGATCAATGGGTGATGTGTGGATGGTGTGTGGATAAGGGGGTGAGCGAACGAGGGATCAATGGGTGATGTGTGGATGGTGTGTGGATAAGGGGAGGTGAGCGAACGAGGGATCAATGGGTGATGTGTGGATGGTGTGTGGATAAGGGGGTGAGCGAACGAGGGATCAATGGGTGATGTGTGGATGGTGTGTGGATAAGGGGGGTGAGCGAACGAGGGATCAATGGGTGATGTGTGGATGGTGGGTGGATAAGGGGGTGAGCGAACGAGGGATCAATGGGTGATGTGTGGATGGTGGGTGGATAAGGGGGTGAGCGAACGAGGGATCAATGGGTGATGTGTGGATGGTGTGTGGATAAGGGGAGTGAGCGAACGAGGGATCAATGGGTGATGTGTGGATGGTGGGTGGATAAGGGGGTGAGCGAACGAGGGATCAATGGGTGATGTGTGGATGGTGTGTGGATAAGGGGGTGAGCGAACGAGGGATCAATGGGTGATGTGTGGATGGTGTGTGGATAAGGGGGTGAGCGAACGAGGGATCAATGGGTGATGTGTGGATGGTGTGTGGATAAGGGGGTGAGCGAACGAGGGATCAATGGGTGATGTGTGGATGGTGGGTGGATAAGGGGGTGAGCGAACGAGGGATCAATGGGTGATGTGTGGATGGTGTGTGGATAAGGGGGTGAGCGAACGAGGGATCAATGGGTGATGTGTGGATGGTGGGTGGATAAGTAGGTGAGCAAAACGAGGGATCAACGGGTGATGTGTGGATGGTGTGtggataagtgagtgagtgaacgagggaTCACATGTGATGTGTGGATGGTGTGtggataagtgagtgagtgaacgagggaTCACATGTGATGTGTGGATGGGGTGTGGATAAGGGGGTGAGCGAATGAGGGATCAACAGGTTATGAGTGGATGGTGCGTGGATAAGTGGGTGAGCAAATGAGGTTATGAGTGGGTGGTGtgtaggggaaagaaggggaagtaagAAAGGAACGACTGAGGGAAGGAACGACTTGAATGAATGAAGGgaaaaagtgaataaatggatcaatggttgagtgagtgagtgtgggagtgtgaaGCAGGTAGGAAGTCATTTTATGTTTCAGTTTTAATTTGTTCTCAGGTTTACTGAAGTTtagtctttatttttgttgtaaagttgtatatttatatacaattcatTTCTTTAAGATTTTTGCATACTTTAATTGTTATATGTTTGTTATAAAATTAAtttcatatcatataatataactataatatattatataactataatataactCTGTTTTATGCCACCGTCAGGAGGACATAGACAAAGAAACAGTTGGTACAACGACAACTCTTGAAGATTCGGCCAGTCAGATAACAGACAAGATTGGAGAGAAGCTATCAAAACATTCCAAACACAATTCCTTTATCTATGCAGAAAGCACCATGAGTAAGCTATGTACTTGTGCTGTTATTATTTCAATAGATAGTAACAACGCATTACAGATTGATTATCACCTTTTGTTTATTGATCTAATTATTGGGCTCTTTGTCATGAAATGAAGGTAACTACAACTACTTGTTATTTCAGCCATGTGCAATATAACCTATTGATTGTGTAATTTTTGTAGTATGGTTTCATATAGAATTAGGAAATGTTGGTTTTCAGGTATTGTgatatgtaattttattttttaagaaataTGAAAGGACACACCTTGTATAGTAAAAGCTAAAGACTTCCTCAGAAAATCAGCatttgtagagagagaaaaaaaatctaacttgATCTTAGTGATTGATATGTGATACATACCGCAGGTGTTTTCTTAGAGATCTTTTAACATTTTTTCTTCAATCCTAACAGCACTTGAAGCCCAGAACTGTTTCGAGGGTTGCAGCTCAAATGTGAGTCCGAGTAGTGATGCCAATGGAAACAACGGTCCGAACAGAAGCCGATTCGGAGATGACCAGCAGCCAACCTTGCCTGAGAAGCAGGGCCTGGTCTCATCAGGGGACAGGGACTCTGAGGTAGCATCCATTGACAAACATGTGGCAATGTGTGCAGAGAAGGAGAAGTTAGCCTGCAGTGCATCAGAGAAGGAGAGCCTGGTCACGACACCAGCTGACAAGTCAGAGATAGTGCGTATcttttacttataaaaaaaaaagatatttgatgTATTCTCTACTAAGCAAGTCGGATCATGCTGAATGAATTTGTCAGGTTTAGATCAGAATTACTAAGTAACATTAGTTGAGGAAATATCTAATAAGAAGTCCCAATACCACTAAAATTTTAGCTTTAGGCATTTGGTGGAGAAGAGATATTTTGAGATAAGTTTTAATCTCTCGCCAGGACAGGGAACTTTTCCTCATTCTTGACTTTTAAAGATGAAAGTATATAAAACTCAGTTATATTTCTACCTTTGCTTTATGCCATTTTTGGTGAAAAAGTAATAGAAGGAAATTTCAGTTAATTCCAACTCCATTGCAGGGAAGAGAACTCTCCCTAATTCTGGACACCCCGTCATCTGGGAGGCCAAAAGTCCTTCGGCAAAACAGCTCCAGCTTCAACATGGTCTTACAGGAGTACCATGTGGGCCATCATGGTCACTCCCACCACGGCCATTCTCATGTGACGGGTGAATGAGCGCTCTTGAACATTCTGCTTTTATCCTTATGATTTGACAATACACTGAATATAAATGGTAGATAAGTTGTGTGTGAGAGCTCATCCGGATTCCGTATCACATTTCTTGCTTTTGTGGTATTATTCATTCCGAATCATAACTTTCGTACATTTTTCtgcattcctccttttcccccaaaTAGGTCGCAAGGATTCTCTCCGAGCCATGATCCTGGTAGGCGATGCTATGCACACGTTCCTGGATGGCATGGCAATAGGGGCAGCTTTCGGAACTAGCGTGACAGGGGGTGTGGCAACCTCCATTGCCGTTTTATGCCATGAACTGCCACATAAAGTTGGTAAGTTGGATAGATAGAAGATCTTTAGAATATATGTACTATAGTTCTGTTATCTAAATAATTTGCCTTAACTGTAAATCATTTCTATAGTAACTGGTTATTAAAATGAGGGCTAATGTATCTCTCTTTACTTAATAGTCCTCTTTGATTGGATGGTGTTTAATGTGGATTTCTATTTTCCTGCCTGATGACACTCCTCACTTGAAATCAGTCTATGTTCCATATAGTCAATATTCTCTACTTACTCAATATTCCTTATTCACATATTATCCCTAAATTATTAAGTATTACCCATTTGCTCACTGGTCCCAGTCcacttcacttcctttttttataaaataCTTTCTATTTACTCACCGTTCCTTATTACTCGACATTCATTATTTACTCGGTAAATCCCATTGACTCGCTATTCTCCACTTACTCAACCATTCTCTTTTTACCGAATATTCCCTGTTTACAAAAGAGTCCCCATTCACTCAGTCTTCCCCCCTATTTACCTACCATTCCAGGGGACTTCGCACTCCTCTTTGAGATGGGAATGCACCTGCAACAAGCGGTAAAGATGATGGCCCTCTTGTGGGTGTTGAGCTTGGCCGGTCTTCTTCTGGGGGTTATGCTCGGCTCCATCCCAACTGCGTCACCTTGGATCTATTCTTTCACGGCCGGAGTATTTATCTACCTGGCGCTTGTGGATCTGGTAGGTTTTGGCGTTTTATTgtaatgatggtgacagtgataataatgatgatatcaataacgattataatgttaatattaatgatggtaataatgatagtaattttaatgttagtgatgatgataatgttaatattattgataatgataataatgttaatattagtgatagtgataatgatagcaatttcaatgttagtgatgataataatgttaatattattgataatgataataatgttaatattattgataatgataatggtgataataggaatgataatagtaattatgattctGATGGTGGCCTATTTTGGAGCCAAGTATTTTTGGATTTGTTAGATTTTAAGCTTTCCATTTATTTAGCAGGGTTAAGAAGTTGTTCAGTGAGCAgtgtttgtattcatgtgtaACATATTTCATGTTGTTTATTATATGCttaaagaacaagataaaagttTAATCACCACTTCATGGAATTTTCAGTAAGATGAAATTGCAAAACAaaactttttatattatttgatacTTTTGCTTGGATCTCTCACATCTTGCACTCCTATTCATAAACATCTAAAAGTTAACAAAGAGATGATTCGTTTTTTGTAACTTTAATGAAATATACCTTAGATATAGTAGGCTTGAGCAACTATCTCCATGCGCCTCTCAGTAATATGTAGACCAAAATCATCCTGATTTGACTGTCACAGAATTTGCTTATGTTAGTATGGCTGattgatttatataaattataaaaaaaaaaaaaatcaatctgtaGAAAGTGTATGTGGTACCAGGGACTGACAGGGTCCCAAGTAGCCAAGCATTCCATTAAA includes the following:
- the LOC125038494 gene encoding zinc transporter foi-like, producing MKFGRSASVANGATLILTAPRSSLPQKRGGSTLKGPIPYCLNEAIYFTVRPLHPLDYRLSFASEHSPSQPWSALELPIPRSWLYGVGGSCEQNVIPALKRAVSKDQVNHFLLALAVGTLAGDAFNCTFWPPKLGAERGALLNITHYYTSSPQAISMEAPQGSNPTLLHSFYGFTALGGIVIFLFLERCHNLFCGHGHGHGHSHGLGLDLSKSKEDIDKETVGTTTTLEDSASQITDKIGEKLSKHSKHNSFIYAESTMTLEAQNCFEGCSSNVSPSSDANGNNGPNRSRFGDDQQPTLPEKQGLVSSGDRDSEVASIDKHVAMCAEKEKLACSASEKESLVTTPADKSEIGRELSLILDTPSSGRPKVLRQNSSSFNMVLQEYHVGHHGHSHHGHSHVTGRKDSLRAMILVGDAMHTFLDGMAIGAAFGTSVTGGVATSIAVLCHELPHKVGDFALLFEMGMHLQQAVKMMALLWVLSLAGLLLGVMLGSIPTASPWIYSFTAGVFIYLALVDLLSELSVQRGEKFGVAGQLLLQGLGMLTGAVIMLIIAIYEHDLEDLLRGSF